From one Streptomyces spiramyceticus genomic stretch:
- a CDS encoding RDD family protein, with product MDNRQAIGSWLSGPGEAAKQMGAVTGYRGERLGLPEVGPGAVAPLGRRFGALFIDWSLCMLIAYGLLAGRNWQASGNWALGVLLVLSVLTVGTVGFTPGKRLFGLRVVAEDGARLGIFRVIVRSALLCLAIPALVWDRDGRGLHDRLARAVQVRI from the coding sequence GTGGACAACAGGCAAGCAATCGGATCGTGGCTGTCCGGGCCGGGCGAGGCCGCCAAACAGATGGGTGCCGTCACCGGCTACCGGGGCGAGCGGCTCGGTCTCCCCGAGGTGGGCCCCGGGGCCGTCGCCCCGCTGGGCCGCCGCTTCGGCGCCCTTTTCATCGACTGGTCACTGTGCATGCTGATCGCATACGGGCTGCTCGCCGGCCGTAATTGGCAGGCGTCCGGCAACTGGGCGCTCGGCGTTCTGCTCGTACTGAGCGTGCTCACCGTCGGAACGGTCGGCTTCACCCCGGGCAAGCGGCTCTTCGGCCTCCGCGTCGTGGCCGAGGACGGTGCCCGCCTCGGCATCTTCCGCGTCATCGTGCGGAGCGCGCTGCTCTGCCTCGCGATCCCGGCGCTGGTCTGGGACCGCGACGGCCGCGGGCTGCACGACAGGCTGGCGCGCGCCGTGCAGGTGCGGATCTGA
- the glnA gene encoding type I glutamate--ammonia ligase, producing the protein MFQNADDAKKFLADEDVKFVDVRFCDLPGVMQHFTIPAAAFDPNEELAFDGSSIRGFQAIHESDMALRADLSTARVDPFRKDKTVNINFFIHDPITGEQYSRDPRNVAKKAEAYLTSTGIADTAYFGPEAEFYVFDNVRFQTSANESFYHIDSEAGAWNTGAVENNRGYKVRYKGGYFPTPPVDHFADLRAEISLELDKNGLQVERQHHEVGTAGQAEINYKFNTLLAAADDLMLFKYVVKNVAWRNGKTATFMPKPIFGDNGSGMHVHQSLWANGDPLFYDETGYAGLSDTARYYIGGILKHAPSLLAFTNPTVNSYHRLVPGFEAPVNMVYSQRNRSAAMRIPITGSNPKAKRVEFRAPDPSSNPYLAFSALLMAGLDGVKNKIEPAEPIDKDLYELAPEEHANVQQVPTSLPAVLDALEADHDYLLAGGVFTPDLIETWIDYKRTNEIAPIQLRPHPHEFELYFDI; encoded by the coding sequence ATGTTCCAGAACGCCGACGACGCGAAGAAGTTCCTCGCCGACGAAGACGTCAAGTTCGTCGACGTCCGGTTCTGCGACCTGCCCGGAGTGATGCAGCACTTCACGATTCCGGCCGCGGCGTTCGACCCGAACGAGGAGCTGGCCTTCGACGGATCGTCGATCCGCGGCTTCCAGGCCATCCACGAGTCCGACATGGCGCTCCGTGCGGACCTGTCGACGGCACGCGTAGACCCGTTCCGCAAGGACAAGACGGTCAACATCAACTTCTTCATCCACGACCCGATCACGGGCGAGCAGTACAGCCGTGACCCGCGGAACGTGGCGAAGAAGGCCGAGGCGTACCTCACGTCCACCGGCATCGCCGACACGGCGTACTTCGGCCCCGAGGCCGAGTTCTACGTGTTCGACAACGTCCGTTTCCAGACCTCCGCGAACGAGTCCTTCTACCACATCGACTCCGAGGCAGGCGCCTGGAACACCGGTGCGGTCGAGAACAACCGTGGCTACAAGGTCCGCTACAAGGGTGGCTACTTCCCGACCCCGCCGGTCGACCACTTCGCCGACCTGCGTGCCGAGATCTCCCTGGAGCTGGACAAGAACGGCCTGCAGGTCGAGCGTCAGCACCACGAGGTCGGCACGGCCGGCCAGGCCGAGATCAACTACAAGTTCAACACCCTCCTCGCCGCCGCCGACGACCTGATGCTCTTCAAGTACGTCGTGAAGAACGTCGCCTGGCGCAACGGCAAGACCGCGACCTTCATGCCGAAGCCGATCTTCGGTGACAACGGCTCGGGCATGCACGTCCACCAGTCGCTGTGGGCGAACGGCGACCCGCTGTTCTACGACGAGACCGGCTACGCGGGCCTCTCGGACACCGCCCGCTACTACATCGGCGGCATCCTCAAGCACGCCCCGTCGCTGCTCGCCTTCACCAACCCGACGGTGAACTCGTACCACCGCCTGGTGCCCGGCTTCGAGGCCCCGGTCAACATGGTCTACTCGCAGCGCAACCGCTCGGCTGCCATGCGTATCCCGATCACGGGCTCGAACCCGAAGGCCAAGCGCGTCGAGTTCCGCGCCCCGGACCCGTCCTCGAACCCGTACCTCGCGTTCTCGGCGCTCCTGATGGCGGGCCTCGACGGCGTGAAGAACAAGATCGAGCCGGCCGAGCCGATCGACAAGGACCTCTACGAGCTGGCTCCCGAGGAGCACGCGAACGTCCAGCAGGTCCCGACGTCCCTCCCGGCCGTCCTGGACGCGCTCGAGGCGGACCACGACTACCTTCTGGCCGGCGGCGTCTTCACGCCCGACCTGATCGAGACGTGGATCGACTACAAGCGCACGAACGAGATCGCCCCGATCCAGCTGCGCCCGCACCCGCACGAGTTCGAGCTGTACTTCGACATCTAG
- a CDS encoding HD domain-containing protein yields the protein MLKRAKRSGWWIAGVKDPETIAEHSFRVGIVGAVLAMMEGADPARVALMCLFHDTQETRVSDIPHIGRRYLEAASNEKVTADQMSAAHPDVATGVQCVVEEYENGTSLEVIVAHDADKLECLIQAVEYREQGCGNVQNWIDTSRNSLQTASAQALAEAALKDVSPLNQLEHDEALASSKAAG from the coding sequence ATGCTCAAACGGGCGAAGCGGTCCGGCTGGTGGATCGCTGGAGTGAAGGACCCGGAGACGATCGCCGAGCACTCGTTCCGGGTGGGCATCGTCGGCGCGGTGCTGGCCATGATGGAGGGAGCCGACCCGGCGAGGGTGGCGCTGATGTGCCTCTTCCACGACACGCAGGAGACCCGCGTCAGCGATATCCCCCACATTGGCCGGCGTTACCTCGAAGCAGCGTCCAACGAGAAGGTCACCGCAGACCAGATGTCGGCCGCTCACCCCGACGTCGCCACCGGCGTTCAGTGTGTGGTCGAGGAGTACGAGAACGGCACCAGCCTGGAAGTGATCGTTGCCCACGACGCCGACAAGCTCGAATGCCTTATCCAAGCCGTCGAGTACCGCGAGCAAGGATGCGGGAACGTTCAGAACTGGATTGACACCAGCCGTAACAGCCTCCAGACCGCGTCGGCGCAAGCCCTCGCTGAGGCCGCGCTGAAAGACGTATCTCCGCTGAACCAGCTGGAACATGACGAAGCCCTCGCCTCCAGCAAAGCTGCGGGCTGA
- a CDS encoding type II toxin-antitoxin system VapC family toxin yields the protein MSLHYLDTCALLKLVKPEGETAALRAWRAGLGQHAQLVTSQLAGVELARTFRRAGIDRQRIPFLVLNTLKGVDQIVLDDDVLVRASAYEVEKLGTLDSIHLSTADPLKEELDGFVTYDKELSAAVEANGLTLLAPGAETT from the coding sequence TTGAGCCTCCACTACCTGGACACCTGCGCCTTGCTCAAGCTGGTCAAGCCGGAGGGCGAGACAGCGGCACTACGGGCCTGGCGCGCCGGGCTGGGTCAGCATGCGCAACTGGTGACCTCGCAGTTGGCCGGCGTAGAGCTGGCACGGACGTTCCGTCGCGCAGGAATCGATAGGCAACGCATCCCGTTCCTGGTGCTCAACACCCTCAAAGGCGTGGACCAGATCGTCCTCGACGACGACGTTCTGGTCCGCGCCTCCGCGTACGAGGTGGAGAAGCTCGGCACGCTCGACTCAATCCACCTGTCCACCGCCGACCCCCTGAAGGAGGAGCTGGACGGCTTCGTGACCTACGACAAGGAGCTGTCCGCCGCAGTAGAGGCGAACGGCCTCACGCTCCTCGCCCCCGGCGCGGAGACCACCTAG
- a CDS encoding type II toxin-antitoxin system Phd/YefM family antitoxin: METIPISELNHHTSRVTAKVKRGTTVHITEHGKPIMRLVPEEEAATALDRLATSGKVYRSAHPGAMPELIDDLADLPSLSDLLIAERDKERNR, encoded by the coding sequence ATGGAGACCATCCCGATCTCAGAACTGAATCACCACACATCGAGGGTCACCGCGAAGGTCAAGCGAGGGACCACCGTGCACATCACCGAGCACGGCAAGCCCATCATGCGACTCGTCCCGGAGGAAGAGGCCGCAACCGCCCTGGATCGCCTCGCCACGTCCGGCAAGGTGTACCGCAGTGCCCACCCTGGCGCCATGCCGGAGCTGATTGACGACCTCGCCGATCTTCCGTCCCTGTCAGACCTGCTGATCGCGGAGCGGGACAAGGAGCGCAACCGTTGA